The genomic segment TCGACAAATTTTTCACGGCCCAGATCATGGCGCGATACCTTTTGCGCATCGAGTTGTCGTTCGACCACGATTTGCGTGGCGATGCCGGCGTGATCGGTGCCAGGAATCCATGCGGTGTTGAAACCGCGCATGCGGTGGTAACGGGTCAAGCCATCCATGATGGTCTGGTTGAACGCGTGGCCCATGTGCAGCGTGCCTGTCACGTTGGGTGGCGGCAACTGAATACTGAAGGACGGTTTGTCGGCGTCGGTGGTGGCGGTGTAGTACCCGCGTTTTTCCCATTCCGTACGCCAGAATTGTTCAATCTCGGCAGGGTCGAAAGACTTGGCTAATTCCATGATCTGTTAGTGTTTTTTGCTAAAACGATGATTATAAAGTACGCAGCCGACTGCTCCTAACATTGCAGGCGACGACGGGGCGATTTTTGATGTAAAGACAATCATGTGGATTGATTTGCCACGGATGCGGCCTTTTATACTTGACCGGGGATAAGGAACCGCACATTTTTGATATACCGCAAGCCGATTGCGGGTGTAAAATCCTTGTCGCTGCCTCGGAATTCAAACGCCGGGCAGCACAACGCTAGGGGTCCTGATTGCTGAAATGCCAATGTAATCGGGTGAGAAATACCCTCGAACCTGATCTGGGTAATGCCAGCGAAGGGAAGCTGTCGAGAATGTTGTCGGCCGATTTACCGCGTATTTATCATCATATCTATGCAGTAGTCCCGCACCGCCAGACTCGAAAACTCCTTTGCTGGCTCCAAGCCATGAAATACAAGCAAAGGAGCCAAAATTGAACGCCAACCCAAAATTCCTGTCCGCCACAGCCACGGTGGATGAAGCTGCAATCCATCCGCTGCCGAATTCCCGCAAGATTTATGTCACCGGCTCGCGCCCTGACATTCGCGTACCGATGCGGCAGATCAGCCAGTCTGATACGCCGGCCTCGTTCGGCGCGGAAAAAAATCCGCCAATCTATGTCTACGACACGTCGGGACCGTACAGCGATCCGGACGTAAAGATCGATATCCGCTCCGGCCTGGCGACCCCGCGCCTGCCGTGGATCATGGAGCGCGAGGATACCGAAGAGCTGCCAGGACCAAGTTCCGAATACGGCATCGAGCGCCTCAACGATCCGAAGCTGGCCGAATTGCGTTTTAACCTGCATCGCAAGCCGCGCCGTGCCAAGACCGGCAAGAACGTCTCGCAAATGCATTACGCACGTCAAGGCATCATCACGCCGGAAATGGAGTTCGTGGCAATCCGCGAAAACATGCGCCGCAAAGAGTACCTGGAAGAGCTGAAGGCCTCCGGTCCGATGGGCAACAAACTGGCCGAGCTGATGGGACGCCAGCATCCGGGCCAATCGTTCGGCGCCTCGCTGCCGGCCGAAATCACACCGGAATTCGTGCGCGATGAAATCGCCCGCGGCCGCGCCATCATACCTGCCAATATCAACCATCCCGAAATCGAGCCGATGATCATCGGCCGCAACTTCCTGGTCAAGATCAACGCCAACATCGGCAATTCGGCAGTGACCTCGTCGATTGGCGAAGAAGTCGAAAAAATGACCTGGGCAATCCGCTGGGGCGGCGACAACGTGATGGACCTGTCCACCGGCAAGCACATTCACGAAACGCGCGAATGGATCATCCGTAATTCGCCAGTGCCGATCGGCACAGTGCCGATCTATCAGGCGCTGGAAAAAGTCAACGGCAAGGCAGAAGACCTGACCTGGGAAATTTTCCGCGACACCTTGATCGAACAAGCCGAACAAGGCGTCGACTATTTCACCATCCACGCTGGTGTGCGGCTGCAGTACGTGCCGATGACCGCCAAGCGCCTGACCGGCATCGTGAGCCGCGGTGGTTCGATCATGGCCAAGTGGTGCCTGGCGCATCACCGCGAATCATTCCTGTACGATCATTTCGAAGACATTTGTGAAATCATGAAGGCCTATGACGTGAGTTTCAGTCTTGGCGACGGCCTGCGTCCAGGTTCGATTTACGACGCCAACGATGAAGCGCAACTGGGTGAACTGAAAACCCTGGGCGAACTGACCCAGATCGCCTGGAAGCACGATGTCCAGGTCATGATCGAAGGTCCGGGCCACGTGCCTATGCATCTGATCAAGGAAAACATGGACCTGCAGCTGGAGCAGTGCCACGAAGCGCCGTTCTATACGCTCGGGCCATTGACCACAGACATCGCTCCTGGCTACGATCACATCACTTCCGGCATCGGCGCCGCCACCATCGGCTGGTACGGCACGGCGATGCTGTGCTACGTCACGCCAAAGGAACATCTGGGCTTGCCGAACA from the Collimonas arenae genome contains:
- the thiC gene encoding phosphomethylpyrimidine synthase ThiC translates to MNANPKFLSATATVDEAAIHPLPNSRKIYVTGSRPDIRVPMRQISQSDTPASFGAEKNPPIYVYDTSGPYSDPDVKIDIRSGLATPRLPWIMEREDTEELPGPSSEYGIERLNDPKLAELRFNLHRKPRRAKTGKNVSQMHYARQGIITPEMEFVAIRENMRRKEYLEELKASGPMGNKLAELMGRQHPGQSFGASLPAEITPEFVRDEIARGRAIIPANINHPEIEPMIIGRNFLVKINANIGNSAVTSSIGEEVEKMTWAIRWGGDNVMDLSTGKHIHETREWIIRNSPVPIGTVPIYQALEKVNGKAEDLTWEIFRDTLIEQAEQGVDYFTIHAGVRLQYVPMTAKRLTGIVSRGGSIMAKWCLAHHRESFLYDHFEDICEIMKAYDVSFSLGDGLRPGSIYDANDEAQLGELKTLGELTQIAWKHDVQVMIEGPGHVPMHLIKENMDLQLEQCHEAPFYTLGPLTTDIAPGYDHITSGIGAATIGWYGTAMLCYVTPKEHLGLPNKVDVKDGIITYKIAAHAADLAKGHPGAQIRDNALSKARFEFRWEDQFNIGLDPDKAREFHDETLPKDSAKVAHFCSMCGPHFCSMKITQEVREYAAAQGISDIAALKQGMEVKAIEFVRNGAEIYSKQ